The following are from one region of the Cyanobium gracile PCC 6307 genome:
- the drmA gene encoding DISARM system helicase DrmA, translated as MVTSAEIRQQLVAALRSDLIGPGWDEVARRHEHLSQPPSVWYTTGFLVPHVFQQEAERQTPDQQLSFADLGGEDDSNDAANRLEKKERDEDANDSLDQANKRRSWFPSSLGMSFILERGSTLEALVSWGDYSPPADGDEARLWLRTPQRVQKTLTITGHGSSDDIPLEANPAGLCLRWIARPAPRKLGYPSDQLSVSLFLLNKREPPKADQIRYRDPLTAFQAELRLHCARGFPPRRDALQNAANQDNDEALAALQYRRDFCFASGHNVAVIAAGIEPEQPDRALTLTTTWLPTAEVMRVLPEPPAVASNVPMNMEALADLAQSEQIIGKLQPMVKAYRHWIARQPGHPIEDPVLNETAKNLCSQAQDCADRIEAGIQLLADPLVREAFRTMNVVMARAQRQRSAFSAKVPPDQIGKASGTRTPSWRFFQLAFVLMNLPGLAQPLSERGRVDRETVELLFFPTGGGKTEAYLGLAAFTLVHRRLAHPGIESAGVTVLMRYTLRLLTLDQLGRAATLISALELERLERAKAGHRYLLGEWPFEIGMWVGKAATPNVLGGPGDSDQNSTHALLTKWKAGKRDRPIPIETCPWCNRPLQPDGFHLLPPKKPERMEIYCRESRQPEARQEFAHMGPCPFQKGVPLPVLAVDEQIYRRLPCFLISTIDKFAALPWVGRTSALFGNVTHVQLPSATGLAGFWGPAEKAAGLTIPHGRLLPPELVIQDELHLISGPLGTLAGLYETVIERLMRPTPESPPPKIVASTATVRRAEAQIKALFGRAQARVFPPPGPEREDNFFSRTIPDSNQARLYVGLSAPGRNLKGVLLRSYLGLMAAAQKAWDDNRGLGAKNPADPYMTLLGYFSNLKELGVTRSILEDELGAQLEAFATNRALPMEGVENPFASRKRPEMPEELTSRVSTARISATKDRLSKPYVDKERLDVALATNMISVGLDIARLGLMVVLNQPKTAAEYIQATSRVGRQLSANPDENKPGLVLVLLNPNRPRDRSHFELFPYWHQTFYRHVEATSCTPFASRALDRGLPGVVVALARHSEPQLAPPKGAMAADTLQRIKDQIAEALQSRCIATGAADDGHSQLLPTEVRAQVIDLMEAWWKLTQQPEAKLQYWTYEDKGSGAGLLHTPLDTDALYTGEGYRQFTTNWSLRDVEPVAPIRLVNFREEITADED; from the coding sequence ATGGTCACCTCCGCCGAGATTCGTCAGCAGCTCGTCGCTGCCCTGCGTAGTGACCTGATCGGCCCCGGTTGGGATGAGGTGGCCCGGCGCCATGAGCACCTCAGCCAGCCGCCCTCGGTCTGGTACACGACGGGCTTCCTGGTGCCGCATGTGTTCCAGCAGGAGGCGGAACGACAGACCCCCGATCAGCAGCTGAGCTTCGCGGATTTGGGCGGGGAAGACGACAGCAACGACGCCGCCAACCGGCTGGAGAAGAAGGAGCGCGACGAGGATGCCAACGATTCCCTCGATCAGGCGAACAAGCGCCGCAGCTGGTTCCCCTCCTCCCTGGGGATGAGCTTCATCCTGGAGCGTGGCTCCACGCTGGAGGCCTTGGTGAGCTGGGGCGACTACAGCCCGCCGGCCGATGGGGATGAGGCTCGGCTCTGGCTGCGCACGCCCCAGCGAGTGCAGAAGACCCTCACGATCACTGGCCACGGCAGCAGCGATGACATCCCCCTGGAGGCCAACCCCGCGGGCCTATGCCTGCGCTGGATCGCCCGGCCGGCCCCCAGGAAGCTCGGCTACCCCAGCGATCAGCTCTCGGTGTCGCTGTTCCTGCTCAACAAACGCGAGCCACCCAAGGCCGACCAGATCCGCTACCGCGACCCCCTCACAGCCTTCCAGGCGGAGCTGCGCCTCCATTGCGCCCGGGGCTTCCCGCCTCGCCGGGACGCCCTGCAGAACGCCGCCAATCAGGACAACGACGAAGCCCTGGCGGCTCTGCAGTACCGCCGCGACTTCTGCTTCGCCAGCGGCCACAACGTGGCCGTGATCGCGGCGGGCATCGAGCCCGAGCAGCCCGATCGCGCCCTCACCCTCACCACCACCTGGCTGCCGACCGCCGAAGTGATGCGGGTGCTGCCAGAGCCTCCGGCGGTGGCATCCAATGTGCCGATGAACATGGAGGCCCTGGCCGACCTGGCCCAGAGCGAGCAGATCATCGGCAAGCTTCAGCCGATGGTGAAGGCCTACCGGCACTGGATCGCACGCCAGCCGGGCCATCCCATCGAGGATCCTGTCCTCAACGAAACGGCCAAGAACCTCTGCAGTCAGGCCCAGGACTGCGCCGATCGCATCGAGGCCGGCATCCAGCTGCTCGCCGATCCGCTGGTGCGCGAGGCCTTCCGCACCATGAACGTGGTGATGGCCCGCGCCCAGCGGCAGCGATCCGCCTTCAGCGCCAAGGTGCCCCCCGATCAGATCGGCAAGGCCAGCGGCACCCGGACGCCGAGCTGGCGCTTCTTCCAGCTGGCGTTCGTGTTGATGAACCTGCCCGGGCTGGCGCAGCCACTGTCCGAACGGGGGCGGGTCGATCGCGAGACGGTGGAGCTGCTGTTCTTCCCCACCGGCGGCGGCAAGACGGAGGCCTACCTGGGCCTGGCCGCCTTCACCTTGGTGCATCGGCGTCTTGCCCACCCCGGCATCGAATCGGCAGGTGTGACGGTGCTGATGCGTTACACCCTGCGCCTGCTCACGCTGGATCAGCTGGGCCGCGCCGCCACGCTGATCTCCGCCCTGGAGCTGGAGCGGCTGGAGCGGGCCAAGGCTGGCCATCGCTACCTGCTGGGCGAATGGCCCTTTGAGATCGGCATGTGGGTCGGCAAGGCCGCCACGCCCAACGTGCTCGGCGGCCCCGGCGACAGCGACCAGAACTCCACCCACGCTCTGCTCACCAAGTGGAAGGCAGGCAAGCGCGACCGGCCGATCCCGATCGAAACCTGCCCCTGGTGCAACAGGCCGCTGCAGCCCGACGGCTTCCATCTTCTGCCGCCGAAGAAGCCGGAGCGGATGGAGATCTACTGCCGCGAGTCTCGGCAGCCGGAGGCCCGCCAGGAATTCGCCCACATGGGGCCCTGCCCGTTCCAGAAGGGGGTGCCTTTGCCGGTGCTGGCCGTGGACGAACAGATCTACCGGCGCCTGCCCTGCTTCCTGATCTCCACGATCGACAAGTTCGCAGCGCTCCCCTGGGTGGGGCGGACCTCGGCCCTGTTCGGCAACGTCACCCACGTCCAGTTGCCCAGCGCCACTGGGTTGGCCGGCTTCTGGGGCCCTGCAGAGAAGGCCGCAGGCCTGACGATCCCCCACGGCCGCCTGCTGCCGCCCGAGCTGGTGATTCAGGACGAACTGCATCTGATCAGCGGCCCGCTCGGCACCCTTGCCGGGCTGTACGAGACCGTGATCGAGCGGCTGATGCGGCCGACACCCGAATCGCCGCCACCCAAGATCGTGGCTTCCACCGCAACGGTCCGCCGTGCAGAGGCCCAGATCAAGGCCCTGTTCGGTCGCGCTCAGGCTCGGGTGTTTCCACCGCCGGGGCCGGAGCGGGAGGACAACTTCTTCTCCCGCACGATTCCCGACTCCAACCAGGCCCGCCTCTACGTGGGTCTGTCGGCCCCCGGCCGCAATCTCAAGGGCGTGCTGCTGCGCAGCTACCTGGGCCTGATGGCCGCAGCCCAGAAGGCCTGGGACGACAACAGGGGCCTGGGCGCCAAAAACCCTGCCGACCCTTACATGACCCTGCTGGGTTACTTCTCCAACCTCAAGGAGCTGGGTGTCACCCGCAGCATCCTGGAGGATGAACTCGGTGCCCAGCTCGAAGCCTTCGCCACCAACCGGGCCCTGCCGATGGAGGGAGTCGAGAATCCCTTCGCCAGCCGCAAGCGGCCGGAGATGCCGGAGGAGCTGACCTCACGGGTGAGCACAGCGCGGATCAGCGCCACCAAGGATCGGCTGTCGAAGCCTTACGTCGACAAGGAGCGGCTCGATGTGGCCCTGGCCACCAACATGATCTCGGTGGGTCTGGACATCGCCCGCCTGGGCCTGATGGTGGTGCTCAACCAACCCAAGACCGCAGCCGAGTACATCCAGGCCACCAGCCGGGTCGGGCGTCAGTTGAGCGCAAACCCCGACGAGAACAAGCCGGGCCTGGTGCTGGTGCTGCTCAACCCCAACCGGCCCCGGGATCGCTCGCACTTCGAGCTGTTTCCCTACTGGCACCAGACCTTCTACCGGCATGTGGAGGCCACCAGCTGCACGCCCTTTGCCAGCCGAGCCCTCGATCGCGGCCTGCCTGGCGTGGTGGTGGCCTTGGCACGCCACAGCGAGCCGCAACTGGCCCCACCCAAGGGGGCGATGGCCGCCGACACGCTGCAACGGATCAAGGATCAGATCGCCGAGGCTCTGCAGAGCCGCTGCATCGCCACCGGTGCCGCTGACGACGGCCACAGCCAGCTGCTGCCCACGGAGGTGCGTGCCCAGGTGATCGATCTGATGGAGGCCTGGTGGAAGCTCACCCAGCAACCCGAGGCCAAGCTGCAGTATTGGACCTACGAGGACAAAGGCTCCGGAGCCGGCCTGCTGCACACTCCACTGGATACCGATGCCCTGTACACCGGCGAGGGCTACAGGCAGTTCACCACCAACTGGAGCCTGCGGGATGTGGAGCCCGTGGCACCGATTCGGTTGGTGAACTTCCGCGAGGAGATCACCGCCGACGAGGACTGA
- the drmB gene encoding DUF1998 domain-containing protein, with product MPPSTRRKTAPPPLGEARQSQVLQLYGPGAMVDLPDYAVLIGGLDFWNDRGCDPIHEPRLLRLARQATGAARVDLRTPPKEVDPLRNISGSIKALRFPEWSVVQKKIPDRQAFGIVCRTRLLVHYNDSCIKDWKKFKDDEGEHPLVPVRFVMACPHGHLSDIRWRDFCFNQFGCKNDERLYLLEAGTGNDFTQIFVQSESGVTRKLADALIPETKALGTCQGHTPWLGRYSRDPERCLTDGEPTQSRLLVRSATNAYFSETISVISLPEEAGGLAKRVTELKDELAGIEAEADIAMALKFNPRLKSAFAGVEPAALWQAIEAQRGGSGGDVPQPKDEELRLLVGPMDGVSSSAEDSLFEASVWSPAGAPAWFRKAIRRVLLIRRLREVQALVGFTRFTARTSSLGGLPIDTTKTNHRAPLANDLRWLPACENKGEGIFIEFDPATIKAWAASDAVASRAAQFSKAFENDWLKSRGLDSEQFPFPGAPYILLHSFSHLLITEMALECGYGVSSIRERIYANPDIGYGILLLTSTSGSEGSLGGLVDAGKRIVTYLERAFERGQLCSNDPFCSEHDPNHPFDIRPTHGAACHGCELIAETSCEQRNEFLDRALVSRTVSVHDEKDDPSFWSFINSGSSG from the coding sequence ATGCCACCCAGCACGCGCCGCAAGACCGCACCGCCACCACTCGGGGAAGCCCGCCAGAGCCAGGTGCTGCAGCTCTACGGCCCTGGGGCGATGGTGGATCTGCCGGACTACGCCGTGCTGATCGGCGGCCTCGACTTCTGGAACGATCGCGGCTGTGACCCGATCCATGAACCCCGGTTGCTCCGGCTGGCGCGGCAGGCCACGGGGGCAGCACGGGTGGATCTGCGCACACCGCCCAAGGAGGTGGATCCACTACGGAACATCAGCGGTTCGATCAAGGCTCTGCGTTTCCCCGAGTGGTCGGTGGTGCAAAAAAAGATCCCCGATCGGCAGGCCTTCGGCATCGTCTGCCGCACCCGTTTGCTGGTGCACTACAACGACAGTTGCATCAAGGACTGGAAGAAATTCAAGGACGACGAGGGCGAGCATCCGCTGGTGCCGGTACGTTTCGTGATGGCCTGTCCCCACGGCCACCTGAGCGACATCCGTTGGCGTGACTTCTGCTTCAACCAGTTCGGTTGCAAGAACGATGAGCGCCTCTATCTGCTGGAGGCAGGGACCGGCAACGACTTCACCCAGATCTTCGTGCAGTCGGAGAGCGGTGTGACGCGAAAGCTGGCCGATGCTCTGATCCCGGAAACCAAGGCGCTGGGCACCTGCCAGGGACACACGCCCTGGCTCGGTCGGTACAGCCGGGATCCCGAGCGCTGCCTCACCGATGGTGAGCCCACGCAGAGCCGGCTGCTGGTGCGCTCCGCCACCAACGCCTACTTCAGCGAGACGATCTCGGTGATCTCCCTTCCGGAGGAAGCCGGTGGCCTGGCCAAGCGGGTCACCGAACTGAAGGACGAACTGGCGGGGATCGAAGCCGAGGCTGACATCGCCATGGCTCTGAAGTTCAACCCCAGGCTCAAGAGCGCTTTCGCGGGGGTGGAGCCAGCCGCCCTCTGGCAGGCCATCGAAGCCCAGAGGGGTGGCAGTGGTGGCGACGTGCCCCAACCGAAGGATGAGGAACTGCGGCTGTTGGTCGGCCCGATGGATGGGGTCTCCAGCTCCGCCGAAGACAGCCTGTTCGAGGCCTCAGTCTGGTCACCGGCAGGTGCACCGGCCTGGTTCCGGAAGGCCATCCGCCGAGTGCTGCTGATCCGGCGGTTGCGGGAGGTGCAGGCCTTGGTGGGCTTCACCCGCTTCACGGCCCGGACCAGCAGCCTGGGGGGCCTGCCGATCGACACCACCAAGACGAACCACCGTGCTCCGCTGGCCAACGACCTGCGCTGGCTGCCGGCCTGTGAGAACAAGGGCGAAGGCATCTTCATCGAGTTCGACCCCGCCACCATCAAGGCCTGGGCCGCCAGTGATGCCGTGGCCAGCCGCGCCGCCCAGTTCAGCAAGGCGTTCGAGAACGACTGGCTGAAGTCACGGGGACTCGACAGCGAGCAATTCCCCTTCCCGGGTGCTCCCTACATCCTCTTGCACAGCTTCAGCCATCTGCTGATCACCGAGATGGCTCTGGAGTGCGGCTATGGCGTCAGCTCGATCCGCGAGCGGATCTATGCGAACCCCGACATCGGCTACGGCATCCTGCTGCTCACCAGCACCTCAGGCTCTGAGGGCTCCCTGGGAGGTCTGGTGGATGCCGGCAAGCGGATCGTGACCTACCTGGAGCGGGCCTTCGAGCGAGGCCAGCTCTGCAGCAACGACCCCTTCTGCTCCGAGCACGACCCCAACCACCCCTTCGACATCCGCCCCACCCATGGCGCCGCCTGCCATGGGTGCGAGCTGATCGCCGAGACCTCCTGCGAGCAACGCAATGAGTTCCTCGATCGGGCCCTGGTGAGTCGCACCGTGTCGGTCCACGACGAAAAAGACGACCCCAGCTTCTGGAGTTTCATCAACTCCGGGTCCTCCGGATGA
- the drmC gene encoding DISARM system phospholipase D-like protein DrmC, with protein MSLSLPAQTLRSVAASLRQLSYVPTSWQALLGGQSQQIREQLEPLLVEMVREGAHPKLLALVLERLADAQQERQRERDAWSFVWSGPEPLHARTADTFATVDQLIREARSSLIIATYNIGLSAGFRELLESIAERLADGRLQRVQLFFHPVQIEGRLGSDPLREIRRWFHTEVWPWPAKPLAYIDRRLLAGTSERCHQHAKVVVADAGTDRARALVTSANFSETAQRHNFEAGWLAREPWRANQVSDHLQQMVAEGFFLML; from the coding sequence ATGAGCCTCTCGCTGCCGGCCCAGACCCTGCGCAGTGTGGCCGCCTCCCTACGGCAGCTCAGCTATGTGCCCACCAGCTGGCAGGCCCTGCTGGGGGGCCAGAGCCAGCAGATCCGCGAGCAGCTGGAACCCTTGCTGGTGGAGATGGTGCGCGAGGGCGCCCACCCCAAACTGCTGGCCCTGGTCCTGGAGCGGTTGGCGGATGCCCAGCAGGAACGCCAACGCGAACGAGATGCCTGGAGCTTCGTCTGGTCGGGGCCAGAGCCCCTCCATGCCAGAACGGCCGACACCTTCGCGACGGTGGACCAGCTGATCCGGGAGGCACGATCCAGCCTGATCATCGCCACCTACAACATCGGCCTCTCCGCAGGCTTCAGGGAGCTGCTGGAATCGATTGCAGAGCGCCTCGCAGATGGACGGCTGCAACGGGTGCAGTTGTTCTTCCATCCAGTGCAGATCGAGGGCCGGCTGGGATCCGATCCTCTTAGAGAGATCCGCCGCTGGTTCCACACGGAGGTGTGGCCTTGGCCCGCCAAACCCCTGGCCTACATCGATCGCCGTCTGCTGGCCGGTACCAGCGAACGTTGCCACCAGCACGCCAAGGTCGTTGTCGCCGATGCAGGCACCGATCGCGCGCGCGCCTTGGTGACCAGCGCCAACTTCAGTGAAACCGCTCAGCGACACAACTTCGAAGCTGGCTGGCTGGCACGGGAACCCTGGCGCGCCAACCAGGTGAGCGATCACCTGCAGCAGATGGTGGCGGAAGGGTTCTTTCTGATGCTCTGA